The Tissierellales bacterium genome contains the following window.
CCATTTAGAGGTTTGTAAACCAAATCATGTTCAACTTCAGCCCATGCATGCATCAAAACAGAAGCTACTTGGACTTCTAAAATAATTTGTTTATAATCATTTTTTTTATCAGGAAGCTTTTTGTTATTAAATCGCATTCTGTAGTGGGTAGCTCTATATCCGGAAAACATTTTGTGATATGGAACTTGAGGTTTTGATTTTGAACTTGAATCTTTTCGAGGAAATTTTCTTATATCAATTATGTCGAAATTCTTCTTTAATATTTTTTCAATCTCTACTTGATCTCCAGGAAAGTAGAGCGCAATACGTACACCAGCTAAATCAACGATATCATCTCTAATATCTTCGATACTAGCATAAGTTTGAAAACTAGATCTTTTCAATATTTTTTCTCTTAACTTCGAAGGGCTCTTAGCTCGGTAGGATACTATAGCTCTAACACCTGAACGACTCAACTCCTTTTCACATACCTGAGCACAATATTTAGAAGCCTTCTGATAAAGTTCTATATTACGTGTGTATTTTTGAATAAAAGCGTCAATTAATTTCATATCAGTCCTCCATACTATATTCAATTAATAATTACCCACAAATGTAAATTTTCAAGCTAAATACGGCAAATTAAAAAATTTATTTGGAGTATTTTTTTGTATGTTATAATTAATGGTATAGACTGGGGGAATGGGCATGCAAAGATTAAGAAAAATACAGATAATACTTTTGGTAATATTGTTATTAATATTACCTTCGTGTAAAATACAAAAAACAAAAGTTAGCAAAATAGATTCTGAAGATATTTTAGAAATAAAACGAGATTATATGGTTATGAATTTGTCAGGAGAACCACTTGATTTAAATCCACAAACTTCTAGTGATTCTAATTCCAAGCAAATCATATCACAAATTTATCAGGGATTATTCTACACTGAAAATGATGAGTTGAAAAAAGGGATAGTAGATGAGTATAAGATATCCGATGATGGACTCGTATATAAATTTACGATCAAAAATACTAATTGGTCTGATGGTAAAAAACTAACTGCTTTAGATATAAAAAATTCATGGATGAGTGTTTTAAATCCGGAAAATGCTGTTATTCAGAGGGATGAATTGTACAATATAGTAGGAGCTAGAGAATATTCGAAGGGTATGAAGTCAGAAGAACAGGTGGAAATAAATGTTATAGATGAGCAAAACTTAGAGGTAAAATTAAAAGAATTAGATCAAAATTTTATTTTTAAACTTAGCAAAATGATTTACTATCCATATAGAGATGAGGATACATTTTCTGGACCATTTAAACTTGATAATTGGATGCATCATAAAGAAATAGAACTTTCGAAAAATGATTATTATTGGAATCAGGAAAATGTAAAATTAGATAAAGTTATCGTGAAACTTATGACTGGAAATGTAAAGCCTATAAATGAATTTGCCAAGGGAAACGTAGATTTAACGACAATACCTAGACAAGAATTATATAGATATGAGGGAAGCGATGTTTTGAAGCATGTATCTAGTCATAAAACTTTTGCCTTAATGTTTAACTTAGATAATGATATTACAAAAAATAAAGAGTTGAGAGCTAAGATAAAACAGGAATTCCCATTTGAGGTGTTTTTAAAAGAAATACTCAATGATTATAGTGGAAGTGTAAAATCTTTTTTCAAAGGAGAGATTATTGAAGAATTTCAGAAAAAAGATGATGATGTGATTTTAAAAAATACAAACGGAAAAATTAAAATTCTAACTAAAAATGAAGATGTTTCGCTAAAAATATCTGCAATTGTAGATCAAATATTAACGGAAAATGGTATAGAGTCAAATGTTGATACTGCAGTTGGTGGACTTTACTACGATAGATTGAATAAATCGGAATTTGATATAGCTGTGGTAGAGCTAAATGCAGATAAATTAAATAGAAATGATTTTTATCAAAATTTTTATTCTGAAGGTTATTATAACTACTATAGTATAAAGGATATTGACGATATATTGAGATCAAATGATAATGAACTGATTCAAAAAACAATTGACGACAAAAATTATGCTATTGCAATTAGTAACGGTATGAAGCATTATCTATTTAGTAACAAATACAAAAATCTTAGATTTATAAACGAAGGAATTCTTTTCTTAGAGAACGTAGAGCTAGTAAATATTGATTAATTTGTGCAAAAGCTCTACAATAATAAGAGGAAAAACAATTTTATAGACGATAGGGGAGGATCATGATGAGAAGAAAATTAGGAGTTATCTTATTAGTTTTACTTATGCTAGGGGCAAGTAAAAGCGTATTTGCATTAGAAACTCAAAGTATCAAAATTGATGAATTGGGTGAGGGGTATAAATTAATAGACAACAATTTGATGATTTCAGATAGCGAATTTCAGGAAAAATTTGGATACGAGATTAAAAGAGTAGCAGATGTTTTGGAATTTAAAAGCGATAATGCATCAATCAAATTTGACACAAAAGAGAATGTATTTGAAATAAATGGTAAAAAATTAAGGTCAAATATTCAATCAAAAGATATAGAAGGACAGATATATTTGCCATATAGACCGCTGATGTATGCTATAGGATACGAAATTCAGTGGGATGGAGAGTCGAGAAGTGTTGTTTCAAATAGTGATGTGAAGAGTGAAAAGTTTGAGTACAACATAAAAGTTCTATCAGGTCCGACAGCAGTTAGTTTTGGAAAAGCAGTGTTGAATGAAAATTATTTGGGATTTAATGCAGACTACAAGGTAGAGGTTTTAAATCAGCCTAAATTAGCGAGTGCAAGTATTTTATCTAAAGAGGCAGATGTTATCACTGTACCAAGTAATATGGCGGCAATATTGTACAACAAAGGAGCTGAATATGAAGTAGCTGGGACTATGATTTGGGGAAATTTATATTTAGCATCTAGCGAAGAGATAAGTTCTATTGAGAATTTGAGAGGAAAAGATATATATTTAACTGGTAAGAATGCAACTCCAGATATATTATTACAAAAAATACTTAAGGATAATGGTTTAGATCCACAAGTAGATGTGAATCTAGTTTATCTTCCAGGTCCACAGGATTTAGCGTCATATGCTATATCTGGAAAAGCTACTATAGCTGTTTTGCCAGAACCAATTATGACTAAAGCTAGTATGAAAAATAAAGATATAAAAGAAGTATATGATTTCCAAAAATATTGGAAAGAAGCTTATAATACTGAATTTGGATATCCACAAACAGTTGTATTTGTAAAAAAAGAATTCAAAAATCAGCACCCAAATGCATATCAGACGATGCTATATGCATTAGCTAACGATATAGATTGGATGAATACAGATTTGGAAGCAGCTGCTGTTATGGGTGAACAGTTAGAAATAGGATTAACTGCTCCTATACTAAAAAAAGCTTTGCCTCGTAGTAATTTTCATTTCAAATCAGCACAAAATTCAAGAAAAGCTTTGGAGACATATTTGAAAGCACTTTATGAGTTTAATCCTAAAACTATTGGAGAGAAAATACCAGATAGTTCATTTTGGAAGTAGGTAATAAAATGTATAAGCGTTTGATATACGGAGGTAGTTCTCTAATATTGATAATAGTTATATGGAAAATACTGGCGATGAAATTAGCTTCGCCAGTATTATTGCCTACACCAGAATATACTTTATCAAAATTAGTGGATATAGTCAGACAAAAAGAATTTATAAATATTGTTATGGCAACATTAAAAAGAGTATTAATAAGTTTTTCTATATCACTTGTACTTGGAGCTGTTCTGGCATATTTGTCG
Protein-coding sequences here:
- a CDS encoding ABC transporter substrate-binding protein; protein product: MQRLRKIQIILLVILLLILPSCKIQKTKVSKIDSEDILEIKRDYMVMNLSGEPLDLNPQTSSDSNSKQIISQIYQGLFYTENDELKKGIVDEYKISDDGLVYKFTIKNTNWSDGKKLTALDIKNSWMSVLNPENAVIQRDELYNIVGAREYSKGMKSEEQVEINVIDEQNLEVKLKELDQNFIFKLSKMIYYPYRDEDTFSGPFKLDNWMHHKEIELSKNDYYWNQENVKLDKVIVKLMTGNVKPINEFAKGNVDLTTIPRQELYRYEGSDVLKHVSSHKTFALMFNLDNDITKNKELRAKIKQEFPFEVFLKEILNDYSGSVKSFFKGEIIEEFQKKDDDVILKNTNGKIKILTKNEDVSLKISAIVDQILTENGIESNVDTAVGGLYYDRLNKSEFDIAVVELNADKLNRNDFYQNFYSEGYYNYYSIKDIDDILRSNDNELIQKTIDDKNYAIAISNGMKHYLFSNKYKNLRFINEGILFLENVELVNID
- a CDS encoding stalk domain-containing protein, with the protein product MRRKLGVILLVLLMLGASKSVFALETQSIKIDELGEGYKLIDNNLMISDSEFQEKFGYEIKRVADVLEFKSDNASIKFDTKENVFEINGKKLRSNIQSKDIEGQIYLPYRPLMYAIGYEIQWDGESRSVVSNSDVKSEKFEYNIKVLSGPTAVSFGKAVLNENYLGFNADYKVEVLNQPKLASASILSKEADVITVPSNMAAILYNKGAEYEVAGTMIWGNLYLASSEEISSIENLRGKDIYLTGKNATPDILLQKILKDNGLDPQVDVNLVYLPGPQDLASYAISGKATIAVLPEPIMTKASMKNKDIKEVYDFQKYWKEAYNTEFGYPQTVVFVKKEFKNQHPNAYQTMLYALANDIDWMNTDLEAAAVMGEQLEIGLTAPILKKALPRSNFHFKSAQNSRKALETYLKALYEFNPKTIGEKIPDSSFWK